One Methylophaga marina DNA window includes the following coding sequences:
- a CDS encoding HIT domain-containing protein produces the protein MFALHPQLKQDTIHIGEFELCNVLLMNDVRYPWIILVPKRENKTEIYQLTESEQQRLLNESSFLSDAMSTLFSADKMNIAALGNMVEQLHIHHIARFKTDATWPKPVWGVGQAEPYSEIAKKAMMSQLTHALGDYLI, from the coding sequence ATGTTCGCGCTTCATCCTCAACTTAAACAAGATACTATTCATATTGGTGAATTTGAATTGTGTAATGTTTTATTAATGAATGATGTCCGCTATCCATGGATTATTCTTGTGCCCAAGCGTGAAAATAAAACCGAGATTTATCAGCTGACTGAGTCTGAGCAGCAACGATTACTCAACGAGTCCAGTTTTCTTAGTGACGCTATGTCAACTCTATTTTCAGCCGATAAGATGAACATTGCTGCATTAGGTAATATGGTTGAGCAGTTACATATTCACCATATTGCCCGATTCAAAACAGATGCGACCTGGCCAAAACCCGTGTGGGGAGTAGGCCAAGCAGAGCCTTACTCGGAAATAGCAAAAAAAGCGATGATGTCACAGTTGACCCACGCTTTAGGTGATTATTTGATCTAG
- a CDS encoding DUF2835 domain-containing protein, translating to MTRLRFRMTLSPEQALRYYQGMARTVIVTAETGQRVSFPAEHIRRFIDSSGVNGLFSIEFDNNNKLIGITRLSD from the coding sequence ATGACACGATTACGCTTTCGAATGACTCTTTCTCCTGAACAAGCGCTTCGTTATTATCAAGGCATGGCGAGAACGGTCATTGTGACGGCTGAAACAGGGCAAAGGGTCAGTTTTCCCGCTGAACATATTCGTCGCTTTATTGATAGCTCCGGTGTCAATGGCCTGTTTTCTATCGAATTTGATAACAATAACAAACTGATCGGCATAACGCGTTTATCCGATTAG